CGCTCCGATCAATCAATTGCCGGTCGATGACCTCCACTGGCGATGACGAGGCGGGTATGCGCTTATCCTTGCCGATCTTTTGCGGAATGTTGGAGCCAGTGATGAGAGCTGTGTCCTCCTTTTTGGCCTTCTCCTTTGACGGAACCGTAGTCGCAGGTTTTTTCTTTGCCCGGTCGTCTGCTCGCGCGACGACGGCAGAAAAACAAAATGCAGCCAGCACGGCGCCGCAAATGCCCATTCGCGCGACCAATCGGACTGAATCGTAGCGAAAATGCGATAAATGGATTTTCATGGTTGCAATATAGTCCTCACGTCAGCTTGCGCAATTGATTTGTTCGAGTCGCAACGTCTGAGTTGGGAAACGATTTATCTTGTGGTCACGACTACGTAGTTCTTTTTGCCTTTGCGGAGCAGGACGTGTTTGCCGAAGAGCAGATCGTTCGCCGTGACTGAGCGAGTCGCGCTGGACTCGCGGACGTTGTTGAAGTTCACCCCGCCGCCTTCGATGTCTTTTCGGGCCTGGCCTTTGGAGGGGCACAGGCCCGAGTGGACGAGCAATTCAACAAGCGGCAGGCCGGTGCCGTCGAGTTTGGATTTTGCGATTTGCTTCGTTGGCACTTCGCCGACGATTTCGTTGAAGGTGGTTTCAGAAATGCCGTCGAGCTTGCCGCCGAAAAGTATTTCGCTGGCGCGGACGGCTTCAGCCGTGGCGCTTGGGCCGTGAACCAAATCTGTCACTGTTTTCGCCAGCGTTTTGTGCGCGGCGCGGGATTCCTTCGGCTGGGCGTCCAGGTCACGAATGGTTGGCTCGTCGAGGAACGTGAAGTATTTCAAGTATCGAATTACGTCGCGGTCATCGGTGTTGATCCAGAATTGGTAAAACTTGTAAACGCTGGTGCGCGTCGGGTCGAGCCAGATGGCGCCGGCTTCCGTCTTGCCGAACTTCGAGCCGTCGGCGTTGGTGATGAGCGGGAGCGTGAGGCCGTAAACTGTTTTGCCGAGTTTCTTGCGACAAAGGTCAATGCCGGCGGTGATGTTACCCCATTGATCGCTGCCGCCGATTTGCAGTTCGCAGTTTTGGTCGCGCGCCAAAACATAAAAGTCGAAAGCCTGGAGCGCCATGTAGCTGAATTCGGTGTAGCTGATGCCGGCCTCGCGGTCTTCCATGCGCGCGCGGACGCTTTCCTTGGCGACCATCTGGTTCACGGAAAAATGTTTGCCAATGTCGCGCAGGAAATCGAGATAGGAAACGCCCGCCGTCCAAGAGGCGTTGTCCACTAGACGCGCGGGGTTTTGTTTCGTGTCAAAGTCGAGGAGCTTGGCGAGTTGCACCTTCACGCTGGCGATGTTGCGATCGAGAACTTCCCTCGTGAGCAACTGGCGCTCGCTCGCTTTGCCGCTCGGATCGCCGACCATACCGGTCGCGCCACCGGCAAGCGCGATGGGATGATGGCCGAGCAATTGAAAGCGCCGCAGCCCAAGCAGGGGAACAAGATTACCTACGTGTAAGCTGTCGGCAGTGGGGTCGAAGCCGGCGTAAAGGGTGATGCCGCCGCCCCTCACCCCGGCCCGCTCCCCATCGGATGGGGAGAGGGTGTCCGCAGGACGGGTGAGGGGTAAGGCGAGGCGCTTGGTCAACTCCGCGGTGTCCGTGCAGTCGGCGATCAGTCCGCGCCATTGCAATTCTTCGTAAATGCTCATGCGGCGGGAAAGTTATCGCGGTTGGGTGCTCCGTTCACAAGGGGAAATTGTCGGAATCAAGCGTCAGCTTGTTCGGGTCGTGTTCTGACTCTCCCAACAAGCTGAAGCTTGAACTCCAACGAAAAAACCGGCGGACGGTTTCCCGTCCGCCGGCCGTGAAATCTTCAACGTGGCTCTCGGCGGCGCGCCTACTTCGCTTCGTCCGCAGCGTCGAAGGCGTGTTGCAACGCGACCAAATCTTCCCCGGGACGCAACGCGTCGAGCGCGGCTTGCTCGGCCTTGATTTGTTCCGTCGAATAAGACGCGGCTTTGATGGAGAGGCCGATGCGGCGATCGGTCTTGTCGATCTTGATGACGCGCGCGGTAACTTCCTGGCCGACCTTGAGCGCGTTCTTGATCTTGTCGACGCGCTCTTCAGTGATTTGCGAGATGTGCACCAAGCCGTCGATGTCGTGTTGCAAACCGACAAACGCGCCGAAGCTGGCTAGCTTGGTGACGTTGCCGGTGACGAGGTCGCCGACCTTGTACAAGTTGTCAATGTTGCTCCATGGGTCTTCGGTGAGCTGTCGGATGCCGACCGCGATGCGCTGGTTGGCTTTGTCCACTTCCAACACGACGGCTTCTACTTCGTCACCTTTCTTGAGGACTTCGGAAGGATGGTTGATTTTGCGCGTCCAGGAAATGTCGGAGACGTGGATCATGCCGTCGAGGCCCTCTTCCAGTTCGATGAAGGCGCCGTAACTGGTGAGGTTGCGAATCTTGCCTTTGACGCAAGTGCCGGGAGGATATTTTTCCTGCGCCTTGTCCCATGGATTGGCTTCGAGCTGGCGGATGCCGAGGGAGATTTTTTGTTCCTCACGGTTGATGCCGAGCACGACGGCTTCCACTTCCTGACCTGCTTTAAGCACATCGGACGGTTTGGCGATGCGTTTGGTCCAGGAAAGTTCCGTGACGTGAACCAGTCCCTCGACCCCCGGCTCGAGTTCGACGAATGCGCCATAGGGAACGAGGTTGACAACCTTGCCTTTGACACGCGCGCTGACGGGGTATTTGGTTTCGATGTTGTCCCACGGGTTGGTGAGTTTCTGTTTAAGGCCGAGGCTGACGCGCTCCTTCTCGTGATTGATGTCGAGCACGACCACATCGATATCCTGGCCCACCTTGAGAATTTCCGACGGGTGGCCAATACGTCCCCAACTCATGTCGGTGATGTGCAGCAGGCCGTAGATGCCGTTGAGGTCGATGAACGCGCCGAAGTCGGTGATGTTCTTGACGGTGCCTTTGCGGATGTCGCCGGGGGTCATCTCGCTGAGGAGCTTGGCGCGCTTCTCGTTGCGTTCCTGTTCGATCAATTCGCGGCG
The sequence above is drawn from the Verrucomicrobiota bacterium genome and encodes:
- a CDS encoding tyrosine--tRNA ligase codes for the protein MSIYEELQWRGLIADCTDTAELTKRLALPLTRPADTLSPSDGERAGVRGGGITLYAGFDPTADSLHVGNLVPLLGLRRFQLLGHHPIALAGGATGMVGDPSGKASERQLLTREVLDRNIASVKVQLAKLLDFDTKQNPARLVDNASWTAGVSYLDFLRDIGKHFSVNQMVAKESVRARMEDREAGISYTEFSYMALQAFDFYVLARDQNCELQIGGSDQWGNITAGIDLCRKKLGKTVYGLTLPLITNADGSKFGKTEAGAIWLDPTRTSVYKFYQFWINTDDRDVIRYLKYFTFLDEPTIRDLDAQPKESRAAHKTLAKTVTDLVHGPSATAEAVRASEILFGGKLDGISETTFNEIVGEVPTKQIAKSKLDGTGLPLVELLVHSGLCPSKGQARKDIEGGGVNFNNVRESSATRSVTANDLLFGKHVLLRKGKKNYVVVTTR
- the rpsA gene encoding 30S ribosomal protein S1, with product MLTMEEAMRQLNPRFAAGEIVKGTIIEVRPKEVLVDIGYKSEGVVPGNEFEDIKTVKVGDQVDVLIEKLEDKEGMVVLSKEKAEFKQNWDKILTICNEGGTIQGKVKAMVKGGLLVNIGVEAFLPASQIDIIPPKNLLQFVGNAYDFKVVKINQERQNIVLSRRELIEQERNEKRAKLLSEMTPGDIRKGTVKNITDFGAFIDLNGIYGLLHITDMSWGRIGHPSEILKVGQDIDVVVLDINHEKERVSLGLKQKLTNPWDNIETKYPVSARVKGKVVNLVPYGAFVELEPGVEGLVHVTELSWTKRIAKPSDVLKAGQEVEAVVLGINREEQKISLGIRQLEANPWDKAQEKYPPGTCVKGKIRNLTSYGAFIELEEGLDGMIHVSDISWTRKINHPSEVLKKGDEVEAVVLEVDKANQRIAVGIRQLTEDPWSNIDNLYKVGDLVTGNVTKLASFGAFVGLQHDIDGLVHISQITEERVDKIKNALKVGQEVTARVIKIDKTDRRIGLSIKAASYSTEQIKAEQAALDALRPGEDLVALQHAFDAADEAK